The following coding sequences lie in one Rutidosis leptorrhynchoides isolate AG116_Rl617_1_P2 chromosome 4, CSIRO_AGI_Rlap_v1, whole genome shotgun sequence genomic window:
- the LOC139843141 gene encoding uncharacterized protein encodes MKIISLNVRGLGKEGKDKIRWVKSLIAANNPDILALQETKLKNVKDNFIEFFWGSQNFKFAFKSAVGKSGCIILIWDPNKFSVNQLVEKDFFLVIKGCWIGKSSDTIVINVYGLHCDTLKRKFWESLELTMQENFEEWILYGDFNEVRKSSGRKNCIFMEHRARMFNEFIDKVQLIEIPLGGMKFTRICDEGIKYSKLYRFLVSEKVAATWEGLTACSLERRHSDHCPIMLKDSNTDFGPKPVTVFNSWIDHEESLDIIKRAWILPTRNCRADCVVRDKLKNVKEGLKTIFNPRFNNLNAEISKLQKDVEKWENSLGNRDLNELEIATWIETRKKWL; translated from the coding sequence ATGAAGATAATTTCATTAAATGTTCGTGGTCTCGGAAAAGAGGGCAAAGATAAAATTAGATGGGTAAAATCACTGATCGCTGCGAATAACCCTGATATTTTAGCATTACAAGAAACAAAACTTAAGAATGTAAAGGATAATTTCATTGAGTTTTTTTGGGGATCTCAAAACTTTAAATTTGCTTTTAAATCGGCTGTTGGCAAGTCAGGCTGCATTATTTTAATTTGGGACCCAAACAAGTTTTCTGTTAATCAATTGGTTGAAAAAGATTTTTTTCTCGTGATAAAAGGGTGTTGGATTGGGAAATCATCAGACACTATCGTTATTAACGTTTATGGCCTGCACTGTGATACTCTGAAGCGTAAATTCTGGGAAAGTCTAGAGCTAACAATGCAGGAAAATTTTGAAGAATGGATACTTTATGGAGACTTTAACGAGGTAAGGAAAAGTTCGGGACGGAAAAATTGTATTTTCATGGAACATAGAGCAAGAATGTTTAATGAGTTTATCGACAAGGTGCAACTAATTGAAATACCTTTAGGAGGGATGAAATTTACCAGAATATGCGATGAAGGAATTAAATATAGTAAATTATATCGTTTTCTAGTTTCTGAAAAAGTTGCAGCCACTTGGGAAGGGTTAACAGCATGCTCTCTCGAGAGAAGACACTCTGATCATTGTCCCATTATGCTTAAGGATTCGAACACTGATTTTGGGCCTAAACCGGTGACAGTGTTCAACAGTTGGATAGATCATGAAGAAAGCTTGGATATCATTAAAAGAGCATGGATTTTACCAACGAGAAATTGCAGAGCCGATTGTGTAGTTAGAGATAAATTGAAAAATGTCAAAGAAGGTCTCAAAACAATATTCAATCCAAGGTTCAACAACTTAAATGCTGAGATATCAAAATTACAAAAggatgttgaaaaatgggaaaataGTCTCGGCAATAGAGATCTTAATGAGCTTGAAATTGCTACCTGGATCGAAACTAGAAAGAAGTGGCTTTAA